From the genome of Prunus persica cultivar Lovell chromosome G8, Prunus_persica_NCBIv2, whole genome shotgun sequence:
GAGTCACGTCTCTTGTAATAAGAGATGAAGATGATTGTGAGTCTGATGGGTCCACGATTAAATAATAATGCCAAAGTGTATTGTGGTACCTAGTCAGTACCTATAGTCTAGATTTCATCATAGTGATGGCCCCCatacattttgatttttccACAATATGTCAACATGATTTCGACATTATACCTATAGGAAAACACTTCCCTTCTTATCATGTAAGCAAAAGTTCATATATTCCTGTCAATAACAGCATgatatttgtgtataaatctTTACATATGtgttttttatgaattatttttgcatatgtgtCAAACTGTAATTCGCAAGAAGGACTTACAAAGAAGGAGGCAATCAACATCCATATATATGCCTATTTGATCCCCCATAGTGAACAAGCCTACTCTTGCTTCTACGTGTGCATGCTTCCAACGATGTCGTCTCGTCTCAGTATATAGTCAGTAAAAACCAAACGCAGGTCGTTTTCATTTGCACCATGGGATATAATGTAGATGATAAAGTCGGGTCATAAGAAAAACGTGATAAGTACTTAAAACTCTggttttagtttaatttagtTAAGCTAACTTGAACACATCTAAATAAGTATTAAATTAGTGATACttctatttataatattaaaaaatatcttgAGTTCGAATCTTCCATTCCCCGTAGAATAGAAAACCTAGCTTCAATACAAATATGGATTTTTCAGAATGCATGGGTTTTGAGTTATAAAGGTGCACCTCCACTTCACGTACAGCGCAAATTGACAAAGATTTAGGTCCAACTTGGTGTACGAGCTTTTAGTATAAGTGTAGTCAAATCAAAGCAACACTCACTGGATCAAGTTTTCAACACGCAGACTGTGTTGCTTTCTATGGGCTGGGAAATCGCATCCACAACTTCACAACATTTGATATGGGCTTCAACTTGGGCTAAGTAAGAAATTATAAACCAATATTATGCTACAAAAGAAACTGGAAacctaatttaaattaaaaattaatgtcGATGTATTTTTTGAAGGATATTTTatcattatcatttttttattataaataatattttattttaatctaatctaaattacTAGAAAAGAGATTCAAACTCGGGTGCAGAATGAAACCCACGTCCATTCTAGCTAACTTGACTAAAACCATATCTACTATTTTATCATTATCTGCAAATACTGAATTGTGATAATCTCAGTGCTTTTTGGGATTTTCAGCCTTGAAGATGAACTTCCTTTTATATATTGGGTACATATAATGATTTATCCTTGACAATATACATGTCGTTTGATTTGGGCTTTGCTTGTTCTTGGGTCTAGGTTTTCTTTGGCCCAAGattgttttgtgaaaaaaataataataataataataatataaaaaaaaattgtccgACCAAATCAACTGTGCGGTTGAAGTGTCCTCCCAATGGACAAGTGCTTGACTTGGGTTGattatcaaattttaaaaataactcCGATAAGTTGATTAATTTGGTCTTGATTTCGGCTTGACGTCGAGCAAAGCCAGCCCATGCTTACCTTACAATATCGTAAAGTCACCaatatcaaatataaaaaaagaagttgcattcaaaatataatttatatatataaattcttttATATGGGTATTTGGACGTTATTATTATGCGAACgttatctatctatatatataaagcaaaagacagagaatggtgaaatattcaaaatatcggaaaatgcccttggttaatgcaaacattaagaattcaaattattaattaaatgaggataatattgtaaattcacactttttcatatttaaaaaaatttaaaaaaaaaagaaaaagtagataatggatcctatttttatggaacacaactactcattatcttttttaattctaaaataaatttatttattttttttaaaaagcctcttgcaagcgcggaagcgcgtgtggagaggctagtattttagtaaatttagattttagctacaaaaaaattcacttttggaaaaagttcattttttttcttcaaaaaagatataaaaacctctcaattttcaaaccaaagacatgcaaatgtaaagaattccttgaaaaattcaaaaataaataagggcaattttgctcattttgacttcttttaaaaaatttctctctcatttgGCCTTTTCTAAAGTCTCTCATGTATTTTGTATTATCTTTCTCTACCTTTACGTATGTTTACAATAGCatccataaaataataacatgcGAACATccgaataaaaaaataactatatatataaagtatagAATTAGCCTTAGCATAATTGTGAGCTAGATGATGCCAGGCCAGGCTCGAGAGTAGGCAGGCTGTAGGGACATGAATTCTTTCACCCATATATTTGTAGTGGTTTCGATGTTTTACGCCGCTAGTTTCACCACTTGTGGTTTTGGACAATTTATCAAAGTGCtctctgtgtgtgtatataatatgaacatttaatttaatttaatttacattGTCTACTCTGTGCATAATAATTCACATGttaattcttattttattataataattaaaaaacataagCAACAAAGCACTCCACCCAGCATCACCTGTAAACCATTAATTAagttaatctctctctctctctctcgtgtgTTTGGCTTAAACTGAGGTCATCATCTGctctttaattttgtttaacatatagttattattaatttcttttacttACTTTGGGGTTTGATTTTTATATGTAGCTTACTTTCTGTGTGTAGTGCTAAGTACAAGACAAGGGACAGACCAAAAGCAAGACAAAGCCAATCCATTACGtaaatgattttgtttgtttacacAATATAATTTGGAAAGAATTATAAACTTTAGAAACCAATACTTACAttttattatcttctcttttcttttgtcattaTCCTATGTATGTTAGTTTTACAAGTAATAAGGTGTCAATTCTCCTTTTCTAATAACCCTCCTCACATAATTAGTGATTCTCCTTTAAACGAAAAGATGGTCTAAGACGCCGGACGAGAAAAAGCGAGAATTTAattcttaaaattaaataccaACATCAGTAAGACCCGATATAAGAGAAAAGACGAGAATTGAATTCTTGTTGTAAAATTAAATACCGACATCAGGTAAAACATAGTATAAGAGACAAAACGAGAGTTAAATtcttgttaaaaaattaaacaccGACATCaggtaaaatttgttgaaataGGAAGTGATGACTAgagaattaaattataaaaagttGTGTGTTTGTCTTTGCACATACACACACTAATGCAATCAACAATGAAAGACAAGGCACCGCCCAATTAGTACAAAATGATTCCTTGTGTTCATTCGTGCTGCGTAAGTGTGATTAGATTATGGACACAATATGTACAAAAATTAATGACACAAGCTTTCTATTCAATTAGGGTTTGCCTGCAGTACGTGCCTGATGTGTTTAGAAACGAAACctacttaattaatttggcATTACACAGAACTCgtatatttaattagtttctgaattaattaaatatgtataagctacatatatacaaatagAAATTATATATGGCCCCGTTGgctaaaacaacaaaaatacatataatttagtttttgtttgctatcaaataaattattaagaaCGTCTCTAAGCGGGTTTTTTGTTTACTTAATTAGTACTATTAGTTAAAATTTtgcaaaggaaaaatatatttatattgacAACCCTTCCAACAACCATGATTAGCGAAACTGATTGATATGAACTTCTAAAAACAGTCATATATAACAATACTTAATTTGTTtggtataaaaaagaaatgatcACCACCCAAGAAATGTCTTTTTCTGAAAGAAGAAAACGCTAAAATGgtaatatttcttttgaaaaaaaagggatgAATGAATCAGAGTGATTTGGAATCTAAGAACATATatcatataaatttataagtACTCACTACTTCATACCTCTCCAATTTCAGCAAAAAATGTTTTGGGCCGTTTGGTATCTTACTTtgattcaattttataaactcaaaaacaaattttaaatccAAAGTTCAAAAAACCTATTTGATAGGCCCATTTTAAAAAGCACAAACTTaaacaaaacttaaaaacacatatattattgaaaacaaaaaaaagtgaggttttacagttttttttcttctctctctcttgttaatttcaatttggaaattagtttttttattttaattttaatttcttttaaatcttaaaaatagtttgaagttcaataccaaacaagtttttagaCCATAAAATCGGTATTTAAAaactcatattttaaaaaacaaatcatgattttttaatcaaattttttaagtAAGATATCAAACAGGCCTTAATGTTTTAAtgataaaactaaaataacaaACACAACCACAACACAAAACCCGAGAAATATCTATGTTTACTCTCATGCAAATCATATGATATcttttttcagaaaaagagaaatatatgaCATCTTGAATTACAAGCCATGCAGAAGGGGAAATCAAAACAGGTGAAGGcttccaacaacaaaaaaaagaaaagaagaaaaaacaggtGAAGGCTTAAAACCGACACGCAAAttgatataatattattttataacttACGTACGTGATTGTTTCCACACatgttaaaattatttctagGTACACATTTGACCCAAAATCCTCCTAACATTTAATGCTGAATAACAATCTTGTTTGTGGAGAACTAGGGCGGTGGAGTTGCCCAGTTAACCAAGCCACGAAATTGATAAATATCTActactatttattttgtttttcaattttgcaaGTGTAAAACCAGGCCATGTGACAAACCAGTGCAATTGGTGCCAAGATTTttctccatatatatataatatgtaaaTATATCAGACTATTTTTATTGAAGAattctttaaataattttatttgagtgacgttgttttgggtattttataaaatttttttcaacaatccaaattatctattttttagatcttcattcataaatcatctttgcaaaaaattagacaaatcagaaaccATTTCGagatccaattgtgtcctacaaaatcaataaacactgtttcaagaaaatactaaaatgtcaataattcaattgagtggtcaaataatatcggattcaagtgatttttttgtagagatgatttttgaatgaatatctaaaAATAGACAGTttagattagtgaaatacaatacgaAGTGGGCCTTACAAGAGTTTATTTGGGGAATCCATCAACTGAAGCTCTcagtatatctatatatatatataagtatatatgtatagatattatttaaatccctaaatttgttttctatatTAGCTTTAGGGTCAGAGGTTAATTCAAAACTAATTTGATGTTCTCAGATGTCGGTTGACATATTAATTCATGTATGTATATAGATTGttgctatttccacccactTTATcattccacccaccatataaatttttaaaaatacaatcCTATTTTTTCTACCCACCAATATTCTTAAAATATCCTTTTAATTATTACCTcatttcctctctctttttattctctttgcTCAcgtattctctctctctctgacggCCCACAcatctctctcatttttgctgtatcttatttttcatctctcacgctttatctctctctgtctctcatgTTTACTATACATCTCTCCCTGCCTTCAATGAAAACCACACCATCTCTCAAATCAAACTTCCTTTGGTACAACATGACTTGtccttcttcatcaaatattTCACTATGTATTTCATACTCTTCATCACATCTTCATGCAAAATATCCCCCACCAAATTATTGCATTCCTAAAAAAACCAACGACTCATTAACCCCTTAAGCCTTCTTCACCTTCTCATGCCTCAAAAAAATTCTCAGCCAAACTGGTTTTGTAAGGAATGTTCTTTGTGTAATCAACAGAGCCCAAATCGTAGAATTGTTGATTCATCCCCAagtttttagatttttaatttgtttaagaaaaaaaataagagtcCAAGAAATACTCATCTCCCAATGCTTTAAGTAATCGTAAAGATCTTAGAAATTCTGTTCAAATAGGATTTCCTTACTTTTTCGCCAAAATTGTTCTCTTCAACTTTGATTCTcttgttgttttcttcttcataaacaatttgattgaatgaatagaaaagagaagaaaattatttgagaattAAGTTCTGAGCACTGAAAAGTCATAAGAGGAATCATGAGCACGGAGTCGTagttttcttgtgtttttttttctttttatcaaaCGATAGGGTTTGTGAGAACTTGAGAAGTCtacgccttttttttttctctaattttttttccttaagtctttttaagtcattttacaatatggttaaatttgtctttaaaagtttaaagaTAAGGTGagtggaaaaatatgacacgtGGATAGAAATAACAGCActgatgtatatatatatatgtagttaGATACATCATAAATATGTTCCATGATAACGGCTACATGTAGATCGATGGGCAAGACATTCATAAATGAGGAGATATGCATGCATGGCCCATGAGGGTTGGCAAAATCTCATGTGATGCATATTTTTCGTGCcctaaataattttttgataaGTGACCAGAAAGTAGTCAGAGATGGAGTCTGGTTGAATGGAAGGAAAACTTTAGGACCGTAAATATTAAATCCAGACAGGGTTTTTGCTGTATACATAAATGATAGATAGCCAGCAATGGATACGTGGTCTCCAACTAGCAAGATACACATGCGCGGATGCctgataaagaagaaaaaaaacttgaaagatACAtgaatttatccaaaaaatgGATTGGGTTGGTCACAACTATTAAGACATAGTACTTGACCTAAAACACATTTAGTATTTGTTTCATATTGCTTTTTGAAAACTTTTCTAAGACAGTGACTTTGTTTATCATGATTTGTTTACCGGGGAATCTCTCATTCATGTTGCAATTAAGGAATCACAACACACTTGATGAATTACTTTGACGTATAAACACACGGCTGTCTTCTGTGAGTTTCACGCGTTATTTttacatatgtgtgtgtgagcAAATGAATAGGTCAATATTGCAGAACAATTCGTAAAATTCAATATTTTATGAGTGACAAAACTGCAATTAGACGAGTTGAAATAATGTAATCCAAAACTCCTAATTTGAGCTTGGAATATGAACTTATAATACAGTTAGCTTAATTCGACATAGGGGAGCAAAACATTTATTTCTACTAGGGTAACATCTCACTATCTAAACATAAGACAAACCCATTATAAAGGAGAGTGTGCAATGGAGTAGACGGGACTTGACTGTATTTTCATGAGGAAGTTACCAAATTGGGTGGCCAAATGTTTGCAGGGTAACAATAATAATCAATAAAACTGTAGGAAAAGTTTCAATTCAATGCCTCAAGGCTGGGAAACAGctatacaaaaaataacttATAGGAACAAGTGCTTCTGATTCTCTTGTATTTCTTAGAAAGTGGGTTGCTGCTGCTAAGCAATTCAAAAAGCATACATAACATATAGTCGGGCagctgtgagagagagagagagagagagagagttggcCTGTTATGTGAACCAGACCAAACCCGGGTAAACCGCCCATTTGCCCCATTTAATTCAATCATTGACCAAGCCATAAACAAGTCCTTGATGAAGAaacacatttatatatattatctttttatgttttccaCAAGATGAACAATTAAAATTTGGTTTAGCATGAACGTAGACGAAATTAACTTTACtgttcaataaaaataaaacagaatCCATTTTATTCACTTTGACTTTTAATCCAAACAATCCCTTGTGTTGACTCAAATGATTGCTGAATAtaaaattagggtttcttaAAAATTACATAAACAAGAGGGAGTTGGGGAATATCTACATTGAAATTAACCCCTTCCCCCGCCAAAGCTTAGGTTAGGTTATTTTAAACCGCGTCAAATGTCAGGTATAACACTTATGTCATAGATGATggattttcctatttttaggTACCCAAATGGCCCCCCAATCAAACACCCccattttccaaataaaaagacaaagaaaaaaaaaatcaaattaccCAAATGGCCCAATGAGCATACGTGCCTGGTTATTGGGGATTTTCTCTATAGATTCTTGACAATTCCATGAAGGGTGGTGAATTCATTTGTGCTCTATTTGATTAAGCATAAGGAGACATAAAAGTCTACTAGAAGTACTGTGAGAGAATTCAAATGCGGAGTTTAACTTAGTAGTTGTCGGTGTGATTCATGaaaatattcaatttaaaaaacgTGTCAGATAATTATTATATTCGACACAATTTTAACGCCACCAAGTCAATTTATTTGAGGAGGAAATCATAAAAAGATATGAGAGCTTTAAAAAAGTATTCAAATACAAAGTTTATCTTATTAGGCGTAGGTGCAATTTGAGAAGATACCCGACTTATGATATCGGAATGTCGGACAACTATTATGTTTGACCCACAGTTCTAACACCATCACCAAGTCAATTTGGTTGGGGAGGAAATCATGAAAAGGTCCGAGAGCTTTAAACAAAGTTAGAATTGGAAAGCTAAAAGCCTTCACAATTCAAGCCATGATTAGTTGTACCCCAAATTGTCCTCCAAACCCAAAATGGTTCTTATGGTTTGTGTACATGGACTACATGCTCGTGTGTATTCTTTCaactaccaaaaaaatttgtctttattttgcagttaaataaaaacatgcaAGAAACAAATGTGGATTAAGTCAGTTGAGTAGGTCAATAAGTCAGCTCACTTGCAATCAAGTTCGAACATCCTTCATGAAAAGAATACGTGCAAACAAAGAGAGTAAAAGAAGTAGAGAAAAACTTTGGTAGTGGTTTCCATACCTTGTTCTAGGGGCAGTGGATGTGGATTGTTTACTTCGAGAgggaaattggacaattagaCATTTTAGGTGTTTTGACGTCCAAGGCCCGGCAACCACCTCTTCCCGCCTTTTCCGGAGGTGGCCAAAGTGAAACTACCAATTTACCCCTGCCctttagccaaaaaaaaaaaaaacaaaaaaaaactcaaaaccccaaaatgCAAAAAGTCAAACTaacctttttctctcttctcttttctttttttttttggtgaaaattttctctcctcttttcCCTATTTAACTTAATCTCCCCACAACCCACCCCCTTCCCCCTCTCCTccttccctctctttctcctttctgcttctctttctctttctgtcTCTGCTTTTGCTTAAGCTTTTATGCACCAAACCATCATACTCATTACTCTCCTTCTCTCATCTGCAATCATATATATCAAACCCCACATTTGTATCTTCCACCACCCCAAATTTCACTTCCTCTTGCTTCTCTTTCTCAAACCAACCTGTTGGCTTTGGAAgcctttcttctctctctttctctgtttctccACATAACCcaacaagaaagaagaaagaagaaacaatcTTTTTAGCTGCAACATTTTAAAGTTTCAGCCTTTTCATACTGATTGACAAATTGCTGATCATATCATGGAGAATGAGTTTTTTCTAAATGCTGGAATCCCACCACCACTTCACTTTGAGCAAACATCTTCAATGCCGGCATGGCGTTCTTCGTTCTCGACCGCCATGGACATCCAAGCCACCGCCACGGCAGACCGGAATTGCTCATCAGAGCAGTCACCGGATTGCTTCTACAATCCCAACTGGGACAAGTCAGCCGACCAGAACATCCACTTCGAGTCAGCTCTGAGTTCAATGGTGTCTTCCCCGGCGGCATCAAATTCCAACATCTCCAATGAGAGCTTTGTGATCAGAGAGTTGATAGGGAAGCTTGGAAACATTGGGAGCTCCGGTGAGATCTCGCCGCACTCTCAGTCCTTGTTGGGAATTCAGGCGAATACTTACATGGGtagaaatggaaatggaaatggaaatgcaagcaCCAACACTTCATGTTATAGCACTCCTTTGAACTCGCCTCCTAAGCTGAGCTTGCCCATCATGGATCAtcatttgaagaaagaaaagctgCCCAATATGGGAAAGCCCATGCCTTTGAATTCTAGTGTGGCTGAGTTCTCAGCTGACCCTGGATTTGCAGAAAGAGCTGCTAAATTTTCATGCTTTGGGAGCAGGAGCTTCAATGGCAGAACAACCCAACTTGGAATgaacaacaacagcagcagcaacaacaataCTGAGCTGCCTTATAGATCTAATGCCATTATGGGAAATGGTAAGCTTCCTCGGGTTTCGAGCAGCCCTGCTCTTAAGGCACTTGGATCTCAGACAGGTCTGCAAGAAAAGATGAATTCTTTGCTGCAGGATCGAAATGAATTGCCCATTTCTCGAGAGGAATCAACACTTTCtgaacaaaacccaaatggGGAGACAGGGTTGGTAGCTTCCAATTCCATGGATTTGAATTccaggaaaagaaaatcagtTTCCAAGGGAAAAGCTAAGGAGCCTCCACCAATATCATCCCCATCTCCCATTGCTACAAAGGTACATACTctgcatacatacatacatacatacatacatacaattataaatttatccattttcccattttgaaatttgtgcagcatttttttttggtcgaagcAGCATTTTACTTTGATCATACATTGCagcattatttaatttaatgttgattcttttttgtttttgggtacAGGGGGCTGAACTTAATGATAATTCTAATGCAAAGAGAAGCAAGccaaatgaaaataatggGAATGATCAAAATGGCTCTGTTAAAGCAGAGGAGGATACAAAGGGAAGCACCAGTAGTGATGAGAAGCAAACCAAGACTGGTGCAAAGCCACCTGAGCCTCCCAAGGACTACATTCATGTAAGAGCAAGAAGGGGTCAAGCCACTGACAGCCATAGTTTAGCTGAAAGGGTAAGAATTATGCGTTGAATTTAAATtcagtttaatttaattcccTCCAAAATCTTTATATTGTCAATATCCTGACATGGGTTTATGTAATTTTGATAGGTCCGAAGAGAGAAGATCAGTGAAAGGATGAAGCTTCTTCAAGATCTTGTACCTGGCTGTAACAAGGTCTGCAAAAAATGCAGAATTTTACTGACaagcttttatctttttaaggTGCATGAATGTGTGGTGTGTCCTTTTTACTAATATGACtttgatttttggttttttgttttaggtCACTGGAAAAGCACTTATGCTTGATGAGATTATAAATTATGTTCAGTCATTACAACGTCAAGTCGAGGTAAAATGACATTTATggataaaaaatacaaaaaaaaggtcaaCAAGGTCGGATGCTTGTAAATTGTATGGCAGATTCCAAGTCATTTCCCTTACCTGCATGTTTCTTGTGCAGTTCCTCTCTATGAAGTTGGCTTCTGTGAACACCAGGCTGGATTTCAACATGGATGCTCTAATGTCAAAAGAAGTAGGTTCATAATTTATTCTCTCAACAAAGTTAAtggctgtatatatatatatttttctatatgTTTTCCAACTTTTCTGAATTGGGATTTTGCTGGTTTTTCTGGTTTTAGATATTTCAACAAAACAACTCTTTGCCACAACATCCAATATTCCCATTAGATTCCTCGGCACAAGCCATTTATGGCCACCAGCGCCAGCAAAATCCAGCACTACAGAACAACATTTCTAATGGAGCAGTGGACCCCTTAGATACCTCACTATGCCAAAGCCTTGGGATGCAGTTACCTCCACTCAGTGGTTTTAGCAGCGAAGGCATTCCTCAGGTAATTTATTTTACAGTTTTACTTCGCACAATTTTCCAAGCCAAAAGTACCTTTTTCTGGTAGTTTGATAAGTCATCTAACTCTGTCTGTGGTTAATTTGTTCCAGTTTCCAGCATTTGGTGAAGATGATCTGCAAACCATTGTCCAAATGGGGTATGGTCAAAATCCAAATAGGGAAACAGAATTGGATGGTGAGTAAGAAAATCATGTTAAAAACCCTCTCAAATCCCTACTGTATAAAATTGTGCatcataaattcataaatggtaattattttttcttcttttttatgctGCAGGTTCAAATC
Proteins encoded in this window:
- the LOC18768534 gene encoding transcription factor bHLH62, translated to MENEFFLNAGIPPPLHFEQTSSMPAWRSSFSTAMDIQATATADRNCSSEQSPDCFYNPNWDKSADQNIHFESALSSMVSSPAASNSNISNESFVIRELIGKLGNIGSSGEISPHSQSLLGIQANTYMGRNGNGNGNASTNTSCYSTPLNSPPKLSLPIMDHHLKKEKLPNMGKPMPLNSSVAEFSADPGFAERAAKFSCFGSRSFNGRTTQLGMNNNSSSNNNTELPYRSNAIMGNGKLPRVSSSPALKALGSQTGLQEKMNSLLQDRNELPISREESTLSEQNPNGETGLVASNSMDLNSRKRKSVSKGKAKEPPPISSPSPIATKGAELNDNSNAKRSKPNENNGNDQNGSVKAEEDTKGSTSSDEKQTKTGAKPPEPPKDYIHVRARRGQATDSHSLAERVRREKISERMKLLQDLVPGCNKVTGKALMLDEIINYVQSLQRQVEFLSMKLASVNTRLDFNMDALMSKEIFQQNNSLPQHPIFPLDSSAQAIYGHQRQQNPALQNNISNGAVDPLDTSLCQSLGMQLPPLSGFSSEGIPQFPAFGEDDLQTIVQMGYGQNPNRETELDGSNQVSHMKIEL